Genomic DNA from Magnolia sinica isolate HGM2019 chromosome 4, MsV1, whole genome shotgun sequence:
ATGATGAGCCTCAATGGGTGTGATTGATTTTTAAACTCTGTTTGATTTTGTATTACATTTGACAAAGTCGACAAAATGACTTGTCAGCATTGTAAGAATCATTATTAACCAAAATGAAGGCTCCAAAATCTATGATTGGCTAGAATTCATGAAATCACCTAGAGATCAAGAATACCGAAGAATTCTTGACTCAAGTGACTCTTGACTACGTCTACGCCATGGATTTTGGGTGAAGGCTTCGGTTATGGAAAAGGAAAAGATTAGGTAACCTTTTACCATCCGTGTGAAACACAGTCTTTGTTAGGTTTTACGCTTTTAAAAGGAATTAAAGTAACTTCCAATAAAATACTAAAATttagttgtctaaactataaaaccaaaaatgaaatgaaaatgataGAAAAAGAGTTTTTTGAGAAAAGTACATTAAAGAAATAGAACACGGAGTTTTCAATTACTCTTTTAAGTTACGTTTTTTAATGTAGAAGACTCTCAATAGAGACAACTGCATATCATACTTTACATGATGTTAGAGCAGAAGCCCCATGTGGTCAAAACAGTGGGGTTGCAATATACAGAATGAAAAATAATAGATCAAGAATATGGTGTCGACTTTGAAGTTGAAATAGAATAGAAGAGATTGAGAAAATAGAGAGTCAAAGTCTCCGTCTCTTTCTCCatcccatatctctctctctctctctctttcaaaaaaaaaaaggtcattgGAGCTCTCAGGGTTATTCCCTTCCTCTCTTGAATTGTGAatgtagaattttttttaataggcaATTGGAGAGGGACGCATAAAATTAAATGGATTGAATTGAGCAGGCTCAATTCTCCCGAATCCTGAGTGTCAAGGCTCAGGGCAAACAGAAGCAGAGGGCAAAGTCCAGCATACAAGGAGCTAGAGTTATAATTAAGACAAAATCCACGAACGCTGGTAGCACGGTCTTTGCACAAAAACGGTGTAGCTAGCACGCTCTGTGCCACGCTATGTGCTTGTGCTTTGGATCCAACAACACGTATTATTACACTTGATCGAACTTAGGACCCATTGAAAGCACAGCCAGAAAATCATCCTTGTTGAAATGGCGCCAATTCAAACCAATGGTGGAACAACCATACCAGGTCCTCTAAATTCGACCCACGAAATCGGATGGCTAGTTTTGTCATGACTTTCTGGACGTGTTCTCTCCGTAATGGGAACCGTACGACTACAACGTGAACCACAGGGACGACAGAAAATGGGGCCAGCATGATGTTAGTCCAGCGGTTCATCAGTTTCGCCGGCTAATGTTAGAACATGGGTTTAAATATGAAGTCAAGTGGTGTCAATGGGAAATTAACAGTCTATTGAAACCTTCAAACGAAgaaaaagctaatatttgtgttttcagatcATCCAGGTGGTAATAACCCTGTAAACGGTTTGGaagacatgtaaacatcacagtagccaccaaggaaggtttcaacagtggcggtttttattttttatttttatttttacacgcGCACCCACACCCGCACACTCACGTCGtaagtgagatttcaccacctacgggtaCTCGAACCCAATGTGGTGTGGATCACTTAATTTTTGTATGCGTCATTTTCTACTTCAAATCTAAAGTTGAGCTGggaaagctgatggacggagtggatctcttaTAAGGACATcgcagtgggctccacagagcttcCCCTCCAGGGCTCCCTGTACTTGTGGGCACAGGAAGGTCGCGTCCGTTTTACGGTACGGATTTACGCGAGTGACCCGACGAGTGCGGTGAGTCGGTAAAAATATAAATGGCAAAAGACGCACACTATAGCGTGCCGGTGAGGCCTTTTAGCGAAGGGGGAGTTATTTGGTACTCTTTCTGCATATGACACGGAATACAccggcactcagaaattgtataaTATGCATATATAACTCAATTAATCCAACTAAATTATGTAAATTATTATATCTGAGTGATATGCCTAAAATAAAAGATCTTGAATAATCCTAGCCATTGATTCATGGGCATTTGGTTTGTTAAATTAGGACCGTTGGAAGATTTTCATTTTACCGttaaataaatgtccactaatctgatGGGCTGCTAGCGAAACAAGGGTTATTTTGTTTTGAAGAGACCTCCAAAATCTTACCCATAATTtcaacggtttaatttgaattgctTATTTGGTACGTGTGCAATTTCAAAGTAACTTAAAATTGCCTGCGCATCGTCCATCACAATCTGCCAGAGTAATAAAGCTTCTCTTCGCCTATATAAGTTCGCTTCTCTCTGGGCGGTTTGTATTGGGCAGAAGTGTCATAAGAAGAGCAGTTGGATTTGGTCCggaaaagaaggagaaaaaaaaaaagtaaagagcCAAAAGGATGGGAGAAGAAGGAAAGATAGAGGAAAAGCCTGTCTTGAAATCTAGATTCAAGAGGGTCTGTGTATTCTGTGGTAGCAGTACTGGGAAGAGAAACTGCTACAGAGATGCTGCTATTGAACTAGGAAAAGAGCTGGTATACAGATGTTCTGTCATGTATATGGAATATATAtacctctgtctctctctctctctctctaatcttctCTTATTCTATGTAGGTTTCTAGGAAGGTGGATTTGGTATATGGAGGTGGGAGCATTGGATTGATGGGACTAGTTTCTGAAGCTGTTCATAAAGGAGGAGGGCATGTTTTAGGGTGAGAAAAACCAACacaatcattaaaagaaaaaaaaaaaaggaatgatttCTGATATGGGTTTTGCTTTTCATTGGATTAATGGACGTTTTTCGACCTTTTTTTTTATGGGTTTTCTTTATAGGATCATACCGAGGACTCTGATGTGCAAAGAAGTAAGTAGATGCCTTTCTTCTCTTGCTTCTTTCATCTATTCTCATATTCTTATGCTGCTGAAAGGCGTTCTTTAATGGCAGATTACAGGAGAAACAGTAGGAGAAGTGAAACCAGTGGCTAGCATGCATCAAAGGAAGGCAGAGATGTCCCGCCATTCCGATGCTTTCATTGCATTACCAGgttctattcttcttctctcaATAACCCATTTAATCAGATTCCTAAAGTCTTCAGGTTTTCTTAATTATTTCCTTTCCTATTTCAGGTGGGTATGGAACCTTAGAAGAGCTCTTGGAAGTCATCACCTGGGCTCAACTAGGAATCCATGATAAACCCGTAAGAAATCTTTACTAACAGAAAATCACACACCCAACATAGAAGTACTTGTATCTTATAGATAGGATTTCTTTATGTATGTGTAGGTGGGCCTTCTTAATGTGGAGGGTTACTACAACTTCCTTCTTACTTTCATCGACAAAGCTGTGGACGATGGATTCATCAAGCCCTATCAGCGCCACATAATCGTGTCCGCACCAAACGCCAAAGAGCTGGTGCAGAAGCTAGAGGTTGTGGTGCCCTCCTTTCTATTCATCTAAAAGGAGTGTTTGGGTCTCCTTTGTATTTTGTCCTTAttggattttttgttttgttttgatagGAATATGAGTCTGTCCATGATGGTGTCGAGTCGAAGCTGAGGTGGGAGATGGAGCAAGTGGGTTCTAATACTTCCTTGCTTGCCCAAATTGCACGATAGGATTGGGTACAGCCGCTGGAATTTAAATATGGTAACCGATTATGACCATCCATCTAAGTGGTCTCAAAAAACCTACTTACTTATCGGATGATCCCAGCCAtcaattctcttttcttttctttttagacttttgACCATAAACTCTTTTTGGTTTTTTGCGTTTTTATTCTCCTTTGCAGAGGCTATTAGAGTGGCTTAGGGAAACTTGGCCAAcccatggacggttctgattggtTAGTTATTAGGGAGTCTTATTCCATATTTCTGTTGTACCAGCTAAACCCTATCATTTACCCCTTTTTGATTTAAAGGGTGGAAAGATCGTCCCTTTTTTACTTTAAAAAGAGGAAAGATCGTATATAGGGTGTTTATGTCTACAGAGTAGCAAAAGTATattttcctcctttctctctgttttttttctttttctttttcaagtatatatatatatacaattgtAAACAGTTGTAGAAGGTCTAACAGGGAGGCAGTAACAAACACTGCAACTTTTTGCTCTTGGATTTTGAATCGAAAGAAACACGGCTGTGTTTTGTTCTCTCTCCCTAtccctctgtctctctctgtctctctctcattaGTATTCTTTTGGGTAGGAGGCACAATTGCAATTGTCTAATCAAAACCACTAAAGGGGTAGGCCCCCgtacgttcatcaggtgggccacacccttggaatcaatggacagcgGTTGGTTTGACTCAACAtgcaggtgtggtccacctagtgaGTGGATGAGCCAAATTTACAGGTGATATTCATTTGTGGAGTACGTCCTTTTAAAGGTACTGATTTCATAAGCAGTGCCATGTTGGCAGGAAGAATGTCACGGGCTGATCAGTTCTCAGCTAGAAGTGGGAATGATTTTGATACTTCAACACGCATGTATATCCGTACACATTCACACGCTGTTACATGTGCTAGTATGAAACACATGAGATCTATACTTTCCATACGGTTCGAAATAAGTTTCTTACATATTCTTGCAGTAAAATAGAAGATTTCACTGTTAAGTCGGGCCCCAACGTAGGAAGTAAATTGACGGTTGAAATTTTTTCTTGCTTTGATATATAATGGTCCATCTGAGTTACAAAATGTCCTGAGTTTTTATGCCCAAGATGTTAACAGTGTGGCTCGACTTATttaaagctcagatctcacacgtgtCACACTATGACACATGCACCCGTGTGGATGTCTACGGATCTGGCACGCGGGTGTTTAAGTTGTCATTAGCGATGGCCTAAAAAAGAAGTGAGATATCATGGGAACTTAACGAACCTTGGAATTGGCAGACTCGTACTACCTGGCCCACAAATTCTACTTAGAAAAGGTACGCCGCTCCTGGACGAGGCCCACTCAcaaagtggtgtggcccacaagttaGATTAATAAACATATGCGTCCCTTTTGGACCAGGCCTTTTGCCCACTCTATCACGACATTTCATGTTTATTATATTGCTCTCTTTACGCCCACCCCAATTGACTTGTAATTTTCTATACACCATTTTATGCTAATTTCAGTTTGAGGATGGGAGATTGACCGATGTAATCCAAAAATCAGACGGTGGATGGTGTGCCACACGTGTAGATAGAGTCCAAGCGGtggtcttcttttcttttccttttttaaaaagaaaataattattttCCTGcccgtccattgttttctacacgTGTCAACTGATTATCTTATTGGCCTATTTATCACGTAGTTATAACTTGCCCGGCCCTGCTACCCCCGCAGGAACTTTGTTCtttctccggtggtagactcccgggagtttcaacacccggtcaaggattcgatcatccataggtggtgaaatcccactacggtgtacgtgtgtgggggtgtgtgtgcgtgtgtaaaatatatatatatatattaccccCACCTGTTCTAAGCTCGGGACGGGTAGAGGCTTCGAGGGCCACGGAGGAGTCACCCTGATGTATGACTCTTATTCACACCGCCCATCCctcttttcatatcattctagagtaccaaatcaaaaataaaacagatataagatcaagcggaccacaccgtaggaagcagtggtgctaaggatgccactattgaaaccttcttagggcctactttgtcatttattttccatccaaccccttgGTATGGTCATATATAgctagatgaattgaaaaaacatatatcatcttgatccaaaacttctatggtccctaAGAATTtctcaacggtgggaatttcaccaccaccttgtggtccatttgagactcGAATATTCActatttttggaataatattctaaaatgatatgaaaatatggatggacggtgtggataaaattcatacatcacagtgaccccTCATTTACGAGTCTACACGAAACGAGCTagatcggttagctcgctcgactcgacttaacttgaaaaagctcaattcgactcggttcgaagcttgaattcgagccgagttgagctgattttttgagctcgaaaataagtttgagccgagttcaagctagccacagctcgactcgactcagatcgaacccagctcTAATCGAattcgaatcgaaccagttcggtgactcagttactttgatattgatgttgctcaccaagtgtttctgaaatgactcaaagaagtgtgggtGGTGGCAAGGAAGATATATGTATATGAAGCCaacaccttttttttcttgattttttatattgcttagaaggtgtttgataaaatacttgtaaaaccattgttgttgtctcaaatacaatgagattttgaaggtgcagtcaaggtgtttgtgaaaatgctagaATGGTAAACgtggctcaatcttggctcaaactcgactTGAACTGGCCGAGCTGTTGACCAAATCAAGTagagttggccagtcaagcttgaggaccaagccgagttcgagctgaggtcaactagtggcccaACCGAGGCGAGCtatggccagctcgactcggttcgactcaatgtacacccctaccttcAGTGGCCCTCAAAGTCTCCGCCTATCCTAAGCTCCAAACAAGCGGGAGTAATACCTAATTTGTAAccaaaatggattggctactcccctgccaccggctaatggatggtggttggtgctctgtgggccccaccatgatgtatattttcatctattccatccatatattttaatacataattttaaggtttaagaccaaaattgaggtatatcccaatctctagtggaccacactataggaatcagtattgaatgagtgtcaactattaaaaactttttgggactcatagaagttttggatcaagatgatctttgttttttcccttcatctaggcctgtatgacctaatcaaaagatcggatgtcaaataaacagtacaatgggccttaggaggatttttaatggtggatattcaattaatattgttttcccgtggtgtggtccagatgagatttatatacctctcaaatgatctttaaaaatggttaaatggaatggataaaacacatacattgtggagGGGCCAAAGATAACTGACCATCATCCACCCAGTTAGTGGCAGGgatagtagccaatccgtttcccccttTAGGGGGAAACTCTAGGACCCACCGCAATGTCCCGTTctcatccactctgtccattagttACGAGCGCATCTTGGGACGCTAGGACAAAACGAAGATAGTTCCAGAACTCGAAAAGAGGGGAGCGGATTGGCTAATGTAGCTCACACCAGGTGTATAGGTGCtgtattgacattagcaagttatgtgggtttgattgtgaggtatgtgttatatccaaactgtccattcatttagcGAGCTCccattaaggcttgagacgaaaaataagaccgatctaactatcaagtggaccacactggcaAAGGCAATGGGGGATTTaacgtgtaccattgaaacccttttagggttacagaagttttgaatcaatatgaaatttgtttttcctattaatTTAGGGTTTTTTGACTTTATAAAAAGATTGactggaaaataaatattacggtggccctacgaattgttCAACAGCGAAAATATGatctctgctactatttgtggtgtggtctagttgatctttggatgtgattcattttcTGATTaatgtctaaaatgatctctaaaaataagtgaagggtgtagatataataaatacatcactgcgaggccatgtaactttgatccctttgaaccgttcgtacaactcggagcacgaggagcgtcagtgctcgtcttcgcacgacacgtacctacagcatctccatagctgctgtgtggtacaccagccaatccgcttccaaaaaaGAGAGGAGTTGAAACGTCCGGATGCGACAAGACGTTCAAACGTGAATGGGGGAAGAGGAGACAGATGTCGGAGAAAGGGTGGTGCCGTGAGCGAAGAGTGGAGACGTTAGGAAGATAAGAAAACTTAGGACTTCTTTCCTTTTGCTGGCATTATAGTAAGGCCCAAAATTCGGGCATTTCCAGCGAAGAAATGCCCGACGATAAAAGTTTTCATGCGGTTAGATAGATATTTGTGCTTTCTATTTATCTGGATGTAAAAGACCCTtgtgaacggcttggatggcatataaaagttTACAGTGTCCTATGGGAGGGCCTTTCCATCCCTCAGTTAGAGTATTGGATCTGCCTGGTTTTCCCCCGCGTTGTTAACAAGAGCTCAGGCAAAACTGATGAACCGGAGTTAGGATGTCAACGCACATCATCGGGGTGGGCTCTgcagaggaagcggattggctggggcgcggatttcctgctaaagccttctgcaggaagttcctgcccaaggatgcagggtggggcctaccgtgatgtttctgaggaatctaccccgtccatccatttttcgagcttattttagTACATGCGACCGAAACTTAGgtgcatccaaagctcaagtgggttaCACGATAGAGAAAATTGGTGAAAcaaattcctacggttgaaaccttatcgggctccaccttaatgtttatatgccatccaaaccgtttataacgtcaatgccactgggatgaagtgaagaaggaaaaaaaaaaacaaaaagaccgatataaaacttttatagcaataagatggtttcaacggtgctcactgaatcccaactgtttcctttcgtgtggcccacttgatctttggatccacctcattttgaattgcatcccctaaaatgagttcGAAAAAACGGATTTActggtggatttatcacaaacatcacagtgggcccgtcCCACATCCTTGCGCCGGTACTTCATGcgaaagggaagcggattggctgatgtaccacacaccagcgatatagctgctgtagccttgtaggtacgtgtcgtgcgaagacgagcaccgacgctcctcgagctatacaaacggttcaaaggagatcaaagttacatggccctacagtgatgtatttattatatctacaccgttcgtctatttttagagatcattttagagcactattcaaatattatctggaccacaccacaaatagcagtgaagataatgattttcactgttaaacaatttgtagggcccaccataacttttattttctttgaatctgttcataaggtcaaaaaacccttaataaataggaaaaaacaaattttatattgatccagaacttctctAACCCCAGAAAGGATTTcaaggtagatgttcaatccccgctgcgttttacactgtggtccacttgagatttagatttgtgtTATTTTTCCTCTAAAGCCTTAAAACAAactcatcaaatgaatggacaatttggatataacacacatctcattatcagacccacaggacttgctgacatcattatatatttttttcgtctaaagccttaaaacaagctcctcgaATGGATGggcaatttggatataacacacatctcATCATcagactcacagaacttgctgacattgttatatatatatatatatatatatatatatatatatatatagtgtgatgtacaccagccaatccactttaagaaaaaaaaaaaaaagacac
This window encodes:
- the LOC131243288 gene encoding cytokinin riboside 5'-monophosphate phosphoribohydrolase LOG1-like, with product MGEEGKIEEKPVLKSRFKRVCVFCGSSTGKRNCYRDAAIELGKELVSRKVDLVYGGGSIGLMGLVSEAVHKGGGHVLGIIPRTLMCKEITGETVGEVKPVASMHQRKAEMSRHSDAFIALPGGYGTLEELLEVITWAQLGIHDKPVGLLNVEGYYNFLLTFIDKAVDDGFIKPYQRHIIVSAPNAKELVQKLEEYESVHDGVESKLRWEMEQVGSNTSLLAQIAR